One Rossellomorea aquimaris DNA window includes the following coding sequences:
- a CDS encoding S-adenosylmethionine:tRNA ribosyltransferase-isomerase: MNELAKTFDIPSHLNASTPIEHQGFERDEVKLMVLNRETGKCDHTQFKQLPEFLNKGDVLVLNNSRTIPASLTGKQGNRHLEVRLSRKIEEDCWDVLIIGDFYQAGDPICFTNGVRANMVGVGSEKPLVQLKFNRSGVELFDFIYRNGEPIRYEYIDSPWPLDCYQTVYGSVPGSVEMTSAGRAFSWKLIQSLKQKGIEIVFIQLHAGLSYYGDDRWPAPKNHPEEYHVGSLTVNKILKAKNSGKQVIAVGTTVVRALETIMTQHGQLKPSEGVTSLYISGDTPLQLVDGLITGLHEPEASHLDLLKAFITEGKLMNAYQTALLKNYKWHEFGDMNVIL; this comes from the coding sequence ATGAATGAACTGGCTAAGACATTTGATATCCCTTCCCATTTAAACGCATCGACGCCCATTGAGCATCAAGGATTTGAGAGAGACGAAGTAAAACTGATGGTGTTGAACCGGGAGACCGGGAAATGTGATCATACCCAATTCAAGCAGTTACCCGAGTTCTTAAATAAGGGGGACGTACTTGTTTTAAACAACAGCAGGACCATTCCTGCATCACTCACAGGGAAGCAAGGAAACAGGCATCTAGAAGTTCGTTTATCCAGAAAAATAGAAGAGGACTGTTGGGATGTGCTTATTATAGGAGATTTCTATCAAGCGGGGGACCCCATTTGTTTTACAAATGGGGTCCGGGCGAACATGGTGGGTGTAGGAAGTGAAAAACCACTGGTGCAATTAAAATTCAACAGGAGTGGTGTTGAGCTTTTTGATTTTATTTACAGAAACGGAGAGCCGATCCGTTATGAATATATTGATTCCCCCTGGCCACTTGATTGTTATCAAACCGTGTATGGATCTGTCCCGGGGTCTGTAGAAATGACATCTGCCGGAAGGGCCTTTTCTTGGAAGCTGATACAATCTTTGAAGCAGAAAGGGATTGAAATCGTGTTCATACAGCTTCACGCAGGCTTGAGCTATTACGGAGATGATCGCTGGCCAGCACCAAAAAATCATCCTGAAGAGTACCATGTAGGCTCATTGACAGTGAACAAAATCCTCAAGGCAAAGAATAGTGGTAAGCAGGTCATTGCAGTGGGCACTACAGTCGTTCGAGCCCTTGAGACCATCATGACGCAACATGGACAGCTAAAGCCTTCTGAAGGGGTAACAAGCTTATATATATCGGGAGATACCCCTCTCCAACTCGTAGATGGTCTCATTACGGGACTGCATGAACCGGAAGCGAGCCATCTGGATCTCTTAAAGGCTTTTATTACAGAGGGAAAATTAATGAACGCTTATCAAACTGCATTGTTAAAAAACTATAAATGGCATGAGTTTGGTGATATGAATGTAATTTTGTAA
- a CDS encoding SDR family oxidoreductase, whose translation MLRNKVVMITGASKGLGRALALQCAKEGAKLAICARTGGPLLEVEKELKALGAEVVALEADVSDSRDVDRFVSVTGEVLGGVDVLFNNASVFGPGPRLLADYPEEEFLEVLKVNALNPFLVTKRVLPGMISRGKGSIINLTSEAGKTGFAEWGAYGISKFAVEGLTQTWADELSDTGIRVNMVDPGEMDTDMHDKAVPECDYPLAGPHDHLDVFLYLASDASQNENGNRFEAQEFQWNRGEENE comes from the coding sequence ATGTTGAGAAATAAAGTAGTCATGATAACAGGAGCTTCAAAAGGGTTGGGAAGGGCCCTCGCCTTACAATGTGCGAAGGAAGGAGCAAAGCTTGCGATCTGTGCAAGAACAGGTGGGCCCCTTCTGGAGGTTGAGAAAGAATTGAAGGCGTTAGGGGCAGAGGTGGTAGCTTTGGAAGCCGACGTTTCTGATTCCCGGGATGTAGACCGTTTTGTTTCTGTCACGGGGGAAGTGTTGGGGGGAGTCGATGTTCTTTTTAACAATGCATCCGTATTTGGCCCGGGCCCGCGTTTGCTGGCAGATTACCCTGAAGAAGAATTCCTTGAGGTGTTAAAAGTCAATGCATTGAACCCATTTTTAGTAACGAAAAGAGTCCTTCCCGGAATGATCAGCAGGGGGAAAGGTTCAATCATTAACTTAACGTCAGAAGCGGGTAAAACAGGATTTGCTGAGTGGGGGGCATACGGGATTTCAAAATTTGCCGTCGAAGGATTGACTCAAACATGGGCCGACGAGCTGAGTGATACAGGGATACGGGTGAATATGGTCGATCCTGGGGAAATGGATACGGACATGCACGACAAGGCTGTCCCGGAATGTGATTATCCACTTGCGGGTCCCCATGATCATCTTGATGTCTTTTTATATCTAGCTTCCGACGCTTCACAAAACGAGAATGGGAATCGGTTTGAAGCACAAGAATTTCAGTGGAATCGAGGAGAGGAGAATGAATGA
- a CDS encoding tetrahydrofolate dehydrogenase/cyclohydrolase catalytic domain-containing protein — protein MAVEPLVLDGKLVASEVKESLKSRVAKLKEKGTTPCLATVLVGDDPSSATYVKMKGNACAKIGMESRRIHLPKETTTNELLDVIQGLNQDSSVHGILLQHPVPHQIDERAAFEAISIEKDVDGVTSLGFGQNSLGFGEYPSCTPAAIMSIIDYYGVSLEGKHAVVVGRSPILGKPVSMMLLNRNATVTTCHSYTENLPDILSTADIVVAAVGKPNFIQGDWLKEGAVVLDAGYNKGNVGDIDYESCYEKASAITPVPGGVGPVTISMLLKQTVDSAEKYGSVLEHS, from the coding sequence ATTGCAGTGGAACCACTAGTATTAGACGGGAAACTTGTTGCATCTGAGGTAAAAGAAAGCCTAAAGTCGAGAGTCGCTAAATTAAAAGAGAAGGGTACTACCCCATGTCTTGCTACGGTACTTGTTGGGGACGATCCATCTTCTGCTACGTATGTGAAGATGAAGGGTAATGCCTGCGCGAAGATCGGGATGGAATCAAGAAGAATTCATCTTCCTAAGGAAACGACAACTAATGAACTGTTGGACGTGATCCAGGGGCTTAATCAAGATTCTTCCGTTCATGGGATTCTCTTGCAGCATCCTGTTCCTCATCAGATTGATGAACGTGCTGCTTTTGAAGCGATCTCCATTGAAAAAGATGTTGATGGCGTCACGAGCCTCGGATTCGGTCAAAATTCATTAGGGTTTGGTGAATATCCATCATGCACACCTGCTGCAATCATGAGTATCATCGATTACTACGGTGTGTCCCTTGAAGGAAAACATGCTGTCGTTGTAGGAAGAAGTCCGATTTTAGGAAAGCCTGTGTCCATGATGCTGCTGAATCGAAACGCTACGGTTACGACATGTCATTCGTATACAGAGAACCTGCCTGACATTCTCTCTACTGCAGATATCGTGGTGGCCGCAGTCGGTAAACCTAACTTCATTCAAGGGGACTGGTTAAAAGAAGGTGCTGTCGTTCTTGATGCGGGCTATAACAAAGGGAACGTTGGAGACATCGATTATGAGTCATGTTATGAAAAAGCGAGCGCGATTACTCCTGTACCAGGTGGAGTGGGCCCTGTGACCATTTCCATGCTTTTAAAACAGACCGTTGATTCTGCTGAGAAATATGGTTCTGTTCTTGAACATTCTTAA
- a CDS encoding FAD-dependent oxidoreductase, which yields MDTQHQNAFSETPEPYWRETTKLPKFKKLDKNIKVDVTVVGGGIAGITTAYLLAKGGKKVALIEADHLLNGTTGHTTAKISAQHGLIYDELIQHFGEEFAKKYYLSQTKALQFIKDTISSENIDCHFTEEDSYVYATTDQYSQKIQKEYEAYQKLEIRGGIVEKLPIDLSIKNAVVMKDQAQFHPLKYLKALIDSYTALGGQIFEGTAAIAINEGDSTQVVTADGYHLDSEHVVICSHFPFYDGMGFYFTKMYAERSYVLGVKAKKDYPGGTYLSAEDPTRSLRYEEDENGEKLILIGGDKHKTGQGKDTMDHYEALQKFGEEVVGIEEVRYRWSAQDLITLDKVPYIGKLTEKHPSIFVATGFNKWGMTSGTLAGQILSEQILGNHHIYADVYTPSRFVADPSIKHFFKENINVAGQLIKGKLQIPTKKPQELQRGEGDVVNLIGRRCGGYRDETGKLHVVDTTCTHLGCETEWNHGDHTWDCPCHGSRFSIDGEVIEGPAKKPLARFEVND from the coding sequence ATGGACACACAACACCAAAATGCTTTCTCTGAAACACCGGAGCCCTATTGGAGGGAAACGACTAAACTCCCCAAATTTAAAAAGCTTGATAAAAACATAAAAGTGGACGTGACCGTTGTAGGCGGAGGGATAGCAGGCATCACCACTGCCTATCTGTTAGCTAAAGGCGGAAAAAAAGTGGCCCTCATTGAGGCTGATCACCTATTGAACGGAACAACAGGGCATACAACGGCTAAGATTTCCGCTCAACATGGATTGATTTATGATGAGCTCATCCAGCATTTTGGAGAAGAGTTTGCAAAGAAATATTATCTTTCTCAGACAAAGGCTCTTCAGTTTATCAAAGACACGATTTCCAGTGAAAATATTGATTGTCATTTTACAGAAGAGGACTCGTATGTTTACGCGACTACAGATCAATATTCTCAGAAAATCCAGAAGGAATACGAGGCGTATCAAAAGTTAGAAATCAGAGGAGGGATTGTCGAAAAGCTTCCCATTGATCTATCCATTAAAAACGCAGTCGTAATGAAAGATCAGGCACAGTTTCACCCTTTAAAGTATCTAAAAGCCTTGATTGATTCTTATACGGCCCTTGGCGGTCAAATATTCGAAGGAACTGCAGCTATTGCCATTAACGAAGGAGACTCCACTCAAGTTGTGACTGCAGACGGTTATCATCTGGATAGCGAGCATGTTGTCATCTGCTCTCACTTTCCTTTTTATGATGGAATGGGATTTTATTTCACAAAAATGTATGCCGAACGTTCGTATGTCCTCGGGGTGAAAGCGAAAAAGGACTATCCGGGCGGCACGTACTTAAGTGCCGAGGACCCTACCCGTTCCCTCCGTTATGAAGAAGATGAAAATGGAGAAAAACTCATTTTAATCGGTGGGGATAAACATAAAACCGGTCAAGGAAAAGATACGATGGATCACTATGAGGCACTACAGAAATTCGGGGAAGAAGTAGTCGGCATAGAAGAAGTCCGTTACAGATGGTCGGCACAGGACCTGATCACATTAGATAAAGTACCCTACATCGGGAAATTAACGGAAAAGCATCCCTCTATTTTTGTAGCGACCGGTTTTAATAAATGGGGAATGACTTCCGGTACTTTGGCCGGACAGATTCTTTCCGAACAGATTTTAGGAAATCATCACATATATGCAGATGTGTACACTCCTTCTCGTTTTGTTGCCGACCCTAGCATCAAGCATTTCTTCAAAGAGAATATAAATGTGGCTGGACAGCTCATTAAAGGAAAACTGCAAATACCAACTAAAAAACCGCAGGAACTCCAAAGAGGTGAAGGCGATGTCGTGAACTTGATTGGACGACGTTGTGGAGGATACCGGGATGAAACAGGAAAGCTCCACGTCGTGGACACCACCTGCACCCACCTCGGCTGTGAAACCGAATGGAACCACGGGGACCACACATGGGACTGCCCTTGTCACGGATCCCGCTTCTCTATTGATGGAGAAGTGATTGAAGGTCCTGCAAAGAAACCTCTCGCCAGGTTTGAAGTGAACGATTGA
- a CDS encoding DinB family protein — MQEQMLFQQMEFIRLRTLAALDATTEQQADEMPPGFRNSIRWNLGHILLSQENLLFSFVGENNRKTLPPEYGELFGFNTSPDTWNTLTPPTLKELREKLEAQPQRMKEAFSGRLDETGEKPFVLGEHTTFTILGEVLSFANWHEGLHQGTITSIKRVQGIENLWEKVEEKVER, encoded by the coding sequence ATGCAAGAACAAATGTTATTTCAACAAATGGAATTCATCCGACTTCGCACATTGGCTGCTCTCGATGCTACAACAGAACAGCAGGCGGATGAAATGCCCCCTGGATTCAGAAATTCAATTCGATGGAATTTAGGACATATCCTACTGTCTCAGGAAAATCTGCTGTTCTCCTTTGTAGGAGAAAACAACCGTAAAACTCTTCCGCCTGAATACGGGGAGCTATTTGGCTTCAATACGAGCCCTGATACATGGAATACGCTCACACCTCCCACACTGAAGGAACTTCGTGAGAAATTGGAGGCACAACCTCAAAGGATGAAAGAAGCGTTCTCCGGTCGTTTGGATGAAACAGGAGAGAAGCCTTTCGTCCTTGGTGAACATACTACGTTTACCATTTTAGGTGAAGTGCTTTCCTTCGCAAACTGGCATGAGGGCTTGCACCAGGGAACCATCACATCCATTAAGCGGGTACAGGGAATCGAGAATCTTTGGGAAAAGGTTGAAGAGAAGGTAGAGAGATAA
- the msrB gene encoding peptide-methionine (R)-S-oxide reductase MsrB, protein MELATFAGGCFWCMVEPFDEQEGIKRIVSGYTGGTSANPTYKEVTSGETGHYEAVQITFDPIQYPYEKLLDLYWKQIDPTDSGGQFKDRGDSYRTAIFYHNDNQKKLAEDSKLKLEQSGIFSKPVVTKILPASKFYPAEEYHQDFYKENAFRYALYKRGSGREDFLKKYWPKDQSHLKEQLTEMQYFVTQENGTEPPYENEYWDNKEEGLYVDVVSGEPLFTSKDQYDSGCGWPSFTKPVMDASVKERYDVSHRSTRVEIRSREADSHLGHVFPDGPGPKGLRYCINSASLRFIPIGKLEEEGYGDFLILFKGS, encoded by the coding sequence ATGGAACTGGCGACGTTTGCTGGCGGCTGTTTTTGGTGTATGGTCGAGCCTTTTGATGAACAGGAAGGAATTAAACGAATTGTATCCGGCTATACAGGAGGTACATCCGCAAATCCGACCTATAAAGAAGTGACTTCAGGGGAAACAGGACACTATGAAGCGGTACAGATCACGTTTGATCCTATTCAGTACCCTTATGAGAAACTGCTGGATCTATATTGGAAGCAAATTGATCCGACTGATTCAGGGGGACAGTTTAAAGATCGGGGTGACTCCTATCGTACAGCCATTTTTTATCATAACGATAATCAAAAAAAGCTTGCTGAAGATTCAAAACTAAAATTGGAGCAGAGTGGTATTTTTTCGAAGCCTGTTGTGACGAAGATTCTCCCTGCAAGCAAGTTTTATCCTGCTGAAGAATATCATCAGGATTTTTATAAGGAGAATGCCTTCCGATATGCTTTATATAAGCGTGGATCCGGTCGGGAAGATTTTTTGAAAAAGTATTGGCCAAAAGATCAATCTCATTTAAAGGAACAGCTAACAGAAATGCAATACTTTGTTACCCAGGAGAATGGAACAGAGCCACCTTACGAAAACGAGTATTGGGATAACAAGGAAGAAGGTTTATACGTTGATGTCGTTTCGGGTGAACCTTTATTCACTTCCAAAGATCAGTATGATAGTGGGTGCGGCTGGCCCAGCTTTACAAAGCCCGTCATGGATGCAAGTGTCAAAGAACGATATGACGTATCTCATCGTTCGACCCGGGTAGAAATAAGAAGCAGGGAAGCTGATTCTCATCTCGGGCATGTATTCCCTGACGGACCTGGTCCTAAAGGTCTTCGTTATTGTATCAATTCTGCTTCTTTACGATTTATTCCTATAGGGAAATTAGAAGAAGAAGGCTATGGGGATTTTTTAATTTTGTTTAAAGGCAGTTAA
- a CDS encoding CHY zinc finger protein: MNMTEKLIPVSGVEVDSKTKCKHYRSQKDIIAIKFKCCNTYYPCYECHDDIADHDPIIWSKNEWNTKAVLCGECKNELSILQYMNCQSVCPHCRASFNPRCQNHYHLYFEG, translated from the coding sequence ATGAACATGACTGAAAAGTTGATTCCTGTATCTGGCGTAGAAGTAGACTCTAAAACGAAATGCAAACATTATCGAAGCCAAAAAGATATCATCGCAATTAAATTTAAGTGCTGTAACACCTATTATCCTTGTTATGAATGTCATGACGATATTGCAGATCATGACCCTATTATTTGGTCAAAGAACGAGTGGAATACGAAAGCGGTTCTTTGTGGGGAATGCAAAAACGAGTTAAGCATTTTACAATATATGAATTGCCAATCGGTCTGTCCTCATTGTCGAGCCTCCTTTAACCCCAGGTGTCAGAATCATTATCATCTTTATTTTGAAGGATGA
- a CDS encoding haloacid dehalogenase type II translates to MSNLNIKAFVFDAYGTLFDVHSVIEKCNELFPDRGEEISQVWRQKQLEYSFLRQLMGTYTTFFMITKDALHYACKQAGGDLTEEKEQELLDAYLVLNNYEEVGSVLEELKSYQKAIFSNGSLDMLSPLVEQSPFGHFLDEVLTVDEVKQFKPTPMSYQFVLEKLGVRREEVLFMSSNPWDIAGATNFGFYTAWINRQDKVMDELGVRPHFEYKDLNGILEHMS, encoded by the coding sequence ATGTCAAATCTCAATATTAAGGCATTTGTATTTGATGCGTATGGAACGTTATTCGATGTTCATTCCGTCATTGAAAAGTGTAATGAACTCTTTCCTGATAGAGGGGAAGAAATCAGCCAGGTATGGCGTCAAAAGCAATTGGAGTATAGTTTTTTACGTCAATTAATGGGCACGTATACGACCTTTTTTATGATAACGAAGGATGCGCTCCATTATGCCTGTAAGCAAGCAGGGGGTGACCTTACTGAAGAAAAAGAGCAGGAACTGCTGGATGCTTATTTAGTATTAAACAACTATGAAGAAGTAGGGAGTGTATTGGAAGAACTGAAATCCTATCAAAAAGCCATTTTTTCCAATGGTTCCCTGGACATGCTTTCACCTCTGGTAGAGCAATCTCCCTTTGGGCATTTCCTGGATGAGGTTTTGACAGTTGATGAAGTGAAGCAGTTTAAACCGACCCCGATGTCTTACCAGTTTGTTCTTGAAAAGCTTGGGGTCAGAAGAGAAGAAGTACTGTTTATGTCTTCTAACCCATGGGACATTGCAGGGGCGACGAACTTTGGATTCTATACGGCATGGATCAATCGTCAGGATAAAGTGATGGATGAATTAGGGGTGCGACCTCATTTTGAATACAAAGATTTAAATGGGATTCTAGAGCATATGAGTTAA
- a CDS encoding MFS transporter, with protein MTAEPHAQASPSYTKTILFLSLTVWLVVMNTTMFNVALPNVLKDFSLAPSEGAWIVSGYSIVLAICTITYTRLADYIPIKRLLILGISIFGLASFIGFFAHSFTWLLLSRLFQAAGAAAIPGLSMVFAGRFVPMARRGRALAMIASASSLGFGLGPVVGGVITDYFSWNYLFLITLCVLGMIPVLYRFLPNETTRKGYFDVWGGLLTGIGITFFLLFISTFHWYYFAGAVVFFGGLWIRIHKIELPFIQPSLIRDKGYRQILYMSFLGFATHFAILIVMPLMLQHVFGKNPTAVGFIIFPGAMLSAVAAIYVGRLIDQYGNMRVMFLAHILLIISTVLFYILSPHSEYMIMLAYMFTSFGFSSLSSSTTNEVSRVMSKELIASGIGMKQLTHFVGSASGSVLGGIIVEMGGAEFPVNSFQNTFLVLIGLMTLSLILLFLYHKRINHH; from the coding sequence ATGACTGCAGAACCACATGCACAGGCATCTCCTTCCTATACTAAAACAATCTTATTCTTGAGCTTAACCGTCTGGCTGGTTGTCATGAATACCACCATGTTTAATGTAGCACTCCCCAATGTCTTAAAGGATTTCTCTTTAGCCCCTTCTGAAGGAGCCTGGATTGTATCGGGATATTCCATCGTCCTCGCCATTTGCACCATTACATATACGCGCCTGGCAGACTATATTCCGATCAAGAGGCTGCTTATTCTGGGAATCTCCATTTTCGGGCTGGCATCGTTCATAGGTTTCTTTGCTCATAGCTTTACCTGGCTATTGCTCTCTCGTTTATTCCAAGCGGCAGGTGCCGCAGCCATTCCCGGCCTATCCATGGTGTTCGCCGGACGATTTGTCCCAATGGCAAGACGCGGTCGGGCTTTAGCGATGATCGCCTCTGCCTCTTCCCTGGGATTTGGATTAGGACCCGTCGTAGGTGGAGTGATTACGGATTACTTTAGTTGGAATTATTTATTTTTAATTACGTTATGTGTCCTTGGAATGATACCTGTACTATACCGCTTCCTACCGAATGAGACGACCAGGAAAGGGTATTTTGATGTATGGGGAGGCCTTTTGACCGGAATCGGGATTACGTTCTTTCTGCTGTTTATATCAACTTTTCACTGGTATTATTTCGCAGGTGCCGTCGTGTTCTTTGGAGGATTGTGGATACGGATCCATAAAATCGAACTACCCTTTATTCAACCAAGTTTGATACGGGACAAAGGATACCGCCAGATTTTATATATGAGTTTTCTGGGTTTTGCCACTCACTTTGCGATTTTAATCGTCATGCCCCTTATGCTTCAGCATGTCTTTGGTAAAAACCCGACAGCCGTCGGATTCATTATCTTTCCGGGTGCGATGCTGTCAGCAGTGGCAGCTATTTATGTCGGAAGGCTGATTGATCAGTATGGAAATATGAGGGTGATGTTCCTTGCACATATCCTTCTGATCATTTCAACCGTCCTCTTTTATATCTTATCACCCCACAGTGAATACATGATTATGCTTGCTTATATGTTTACAAGCTTTGGCTTCTCAAGTCTTTCGTCAAGCACGACCAACGAAGTATCCCGGGTCATGAGTAAGGAGCTGATTGCTTCAGGAATCGGCATGAAACAGCTTACCCATTTCGTAGGAAGTGCATCTGGTTCAGTTCTGGGGGGAATCATTGTCGAGATGGGCGGAGCAGAATTCCCTGTAAATTCCTTTCAGAATACGTTCCTTGTTCTGATCGGATTAATGACGCTATCCCTTATTCTATTATTCTTGTACCATAAGAGAATCAACCATCATTAA
- a CDS encoding phospholipase D family protein: MKTKKKWYKKKGWWIGGIIILILSVVMFYHRVKPLPPGISYAGNTYTIPEKDVEFLYDLTYQKDGKELYDHSIFDEVYRTIEEAEDFLILDLFLVNGYTKGDRDYPRISETLSKKIQQQMKKKPDLKVVFISDVVNTTYGSHTAEQLEPLEDLGAEVIYTDLNRLRDPNILYSGVWRTALGWFGQDGYGWLPNPMASTAPKVTMRSYLKLLNVKANHRKVVITENVGLILSANPHDASGFHSNIGFKVKGEILKDMVKAEKAVAAFSGGNVEAFPKEEDLDQSIKKLSPAETSVKAQILTEKKVQTSVVNAMNKANKGDEVWIGMFYLADRDIIDAIEDAADREVEIRLVLDPNQNAFGQEKIGLPNLPIASELHNLDNDHITIRWYNTNKEQYHTKFIYIKGQKESTVIGGSSNYTSRNLDDYNLEENIKIVAPTDSKTMSNIDQYFNRIWNNEDGTYTVKYEKYQDKLPAFKYVMYILQKTFQVTTY; this comes from the coding sequence TTGAAAACAAAGAAAAAGTGGTATAAGAAGAAAGGCTGGTGGATCGGGGGTATCATCATATTGATCCTTTCAGTCGTCATGTTTTACCACCGGGTAAAGCCGTTACCTCCGGGGATATCCTATGCCGGCAACACCTATACCATACCTGAAAAGGATGTAGAGTTCTTATACGACCTTACATATCAGAAGGACGGGAAAGAGCTTTATGACCATTCGATTTTTGATGAAGTCTATCGAACCATAGAAGAAGCAGAAGACTTTCTTATTCTGGACTTATTTTTAGTAAATGGTTACACAAAGGGTGATCGTGATTACCCCAGGATCAGTGAAACATTATCGAAAAAGATTCAACAACAGATGAAAAAGAAACCTGATCTGAAGGTGGTCTTCATCAGTGATGTTGTCAACACCACGTATGGATCCCATACCGCTGAACAATTGGAACCTTTAGAAGACCTGGGGGCTGAAGTAATCTATACCGATTTAAACCGCCTCAGGGATCCCAATATCTTATACTCAGGTGTATGGAGGACCGCTCTGGGCTGGTTCGGTCAGGATGGCTATGGTTGGCTCCCCAATCCCATGGCTTCAACTGCACCTAAGGTAACCATGAGATCGTATTTGAAATTATTAAATGTGAAAGCAAATCACCGTAAAGTCGTCATTACAGAGAACGTGGGACTTATTCTTTCCGCAAACCCCCATGACGCCAGCGGTTTTCACTCAAATATAGGGTTCAAAGTCAAAGGGGAAATTCTTAAGGACATGGTGAAAGCCGAAAAGGCAGTGGCTGCATTTTCAGGGGGCAACGTAGAGGCATTTCCTAAAGAAGAAGACTTAGATCAGTCTATTAAAAAGCTTTCCCCTGCAGAGACCTCCGTTAAAGCACAGATCCTTACTGAAAAGAAAGTTCAAACAAGTGTCGTAAATGCTATGAATAAAGCAAATAAAGGGGATGAAGTCTGGATCGGGATGTTCTATCTTGCAGATCGGGACATTATCGATGCCATAGAAGATGCTGCTGATCGTGAAGTAGAGATACGATTAGTACTAGACCCCAATCAGAATGCCTTCGGTCAAGAAAAGATCGGGTTACCCAACCTGCCAATCGCATCAGAGTTGCACAACTTAGACAATGACCACATTACGATTCGTTGGTACAACACCAATAAGGAACAATACCATACTAAGTTCATTTATATAAAAGGGCAAAAAGAGAGTACCGTCATCGGAGGGTCCAGTAATTACACATCGAGAAACTTAGATGATTATAACTTAGAAGAAAACATAAAGATCGTGGCACCGACTGATAGCAAAACCATGTCAAATATTGATCAGTATTTTAACCGCATCTGGAATAATGAAGATGGTACCTACACCGTTAAATATGAGAAATATCAGGATAAACTGCCTGCCTTTAAATATGTCATGTATATCTTGCAAAAAACCTTCCAAGTGACGACCTATTAG
- a CDS encoding GlsB/YeaQ/YmgE family stress response membrane protein — MGIILYLIVGGIIGWLAGLILGKNVPGGIIGNIIAGIIGAWIGGELLGSFGPSLAGIAIIPALLGAIIFVFLLSLLLRGMRKTSH; from the coding sequence ATGGGTATTATTTTGTATTTAATCGTTGGTGGAATCATCGGTTGGTTAGCTGGTCTTATATTAGGTAAAAACGTTCCTGGTGGAATCATCGGAAACATCATCGCAGGTATTATCGGTGCATGGATTGGTGGAGAACTTTTAGGAAGCTTCGGTCCATCACTTGCAGGAATCGCTATCATTCCAGCCTTACTCGGAGCTATCATCTTTGTATTTCTGTTAAGCTTACTGCTAAGAGGAATGAGAAAGACTTCTCATTAA
- the gvpU gene encoding gas vesicle accessory protein GvpU: MSLESGTGKDSILEFFVQATNKHDFSLDITLNVNGAVITGTLVSAKEYFDSLSETFEDGSEVAQKLSEELAKAGEAIDDNQSAEAHFIHLKNTKVYCGDSKPTPSKGKIMWRGKLSEVDGFFLGKISESKSSK, encoded by the coding sequence ATGAGTTTAGAATCAGGTACAGGGAAGGATAGCATCTTAGAATTTTTTGTACAAGCAACAAACAAGCATGACTTTTCATTAGACATTACGTTAAACGTCAATGGAGCGGTCATAACAGGTACACTCGTTTCCGCAAAGGAATACTTCGACTCATTAAGTGAAACCTTTGAGGATGGCAGTGAAGTGGCTCAGAAGCTGAGTGAGGAGCTTGCAAAGGCCGGGGAGGCCATTGATGATAACCAAAGCGCTGAAGCCCATTTTATTCACTTGAAGAACACAAAGGTATACTGTGGTGACAGCAAGCCAACCCCTTCAAAAGGGAAAATTATGTGGCGTGGTAAATTAAGTGAGGTAGACGGATTTTTCTTAGGGAAGATTTCAGAATCGAAGAGTAGTAAGTAA